One Lentibacillus cibarius DNA window includes the following coding sequences:
- a CDS encoding PepSY1/2 domain-containing protein: MKFNRLGVTPLAASLLIAGMPLAASAATPAEQAEQSPAGQYHINSTQVVEVSDADKEVDVKKLIDRLQAVAPGQFDVIGEDDVRVRTSYRYPEGQDEKIVQYRVSINKEVDGERMHASASFAGDDLHLEHFNYRTPHEKEALFPAKVSKDEAQSKASSVVDQLTDDATYHQTDSISRLMPTNQSLTEPIEYRFQYERLEQDIPVAGDTVTITILGNGEISSVHKGMNPSKDVSYEDPKQTFDQEKALKRIKDNIQLGLHYVVDSRSEGAKAQLMYNFDPAVTGIHATDGKFSVNGEFVEDIPEADDLKPLKDEPADVESEPISKDEAKERAEKLLQNDDDDTKLRIESVRERQNRSGQTVYSVNYSYQTGSSTFGSSVSINKADGEVVQYHDIYQLRMNDGEDVEKNLSSEEALDQAVEAIKEYAPSKLNQYAEPVVKPEDVSSDGAYSFQFPRVHDGIRVIGDDVHVSISAEDGKVIMFNADTKAVKEWPSKEDAVDKKQAREDFLEDLGVSLVYMSPQALKANPVNPVPYNVSSGDGEYKLIYQPDLGHDTQTYDAIKGKWMDDPRLPNRQEGSDIEVSHPWAEDELNFMIKAGIIQVDDPESVKPDAPLSKGKALNVLVRSLTQMPNVTMPGPGGPSGEQQEQTFDNIAPGDDLYQIVERAADRGIINTQQDTFPVDEKLTRQELAAWYIRTLGLDAAAKHGDLYKLDFADANAIDDDYKGYVALSQALGLLQGDESNNFQPKDNTTLAELAVSNTQLVKRMFDNDIRPRY; the protein is encoded by the coding sequence AACAGTCTCCGGCGGGGCAATACCACATTAATAGTACACAAGTGGTAGAAGTATCCGATGCAGACAAGGAAGTTGATGTTAAAAAGTTGATTGATAGGTTACAAGCGGTGGCTCCTGGCCAATTTGATGTAATAGGCGAAGATGATGTCCGCGTCAGAACCAGCTATCGTTACCCGGAAGGACAGGATGAAAAAATCGTTCAATACAGGGTATCTATCAACAAAGAAGTCGATGGAGAGCGTATGCATGCCAGTGCGTCGTTTGCTGGAGATGATTTACACCTAGAACATTTCAACTACCGAACACCCCATGAAAAAGAAGCGCTCTTTCCAGCGAAAGTTTCCAAGGATGAAGCCCAATCAAAGGCGAGTTCCGTCGTCGATCAGTTAACCGACGATGCAACGTACCATCAGACCGATTCGATCTCTCGCCTGATGCCGACGAATCAGTCGTTAACGGAACCGATTGAATATCGTTTTCAGTATGAGCGGCTGGAACAAGACATTCCGGTTGCAGGTGACACGGTGACGATTACCATTCTCGGAAACGGTGAGATTTCGAGCGTGCACAAAGGAATGAATCCATCAAAAGACGTCTCATATGAAGACCCTAAACAAACGTTTGATCAAGAGAAAGCATTGAAACGGATAAAAGACAACATCCAGCTTGGCCTTCATTATGTCGTTGACTCAAGAAGTGAAGGTGCCAAAGCCCAACTCATGTATAATTTCGATCCGGCTGTCACCGGCATTCACGCTACAGACGGGAAATTCAGCGTCAATGGTGAATTCGTTGAGGACATTCCGGAAGCTGATGACCTTAAACCACTAAAGGACGAACCGGCAGATGTAGAATCTGAGCCGATTTCCAAGGATGAAGCGAAAGAACGAGCGGAAAAACTTTTGCAGAATGACGATGACGATACAAAACTGCGAATTGAATCCGTCCGGGAAAGGCAAAATCGTAGCGGCCAAACGGTTTATAGCGTAAATTATTCGTATCAAACCGGTTCTTCTACTTTTGGCTCAAGTGTATCCATTAATAAAGCCGACGGGGAAGTAGTGCAATACCACGACATTTATCAACTGCGCATGAATGATGGGGAAGATGTTGAGAAAAACTTATCGTCTGAGGAAGCGCTGGATCAAGCGGTGGAGGCGATTAAGGAGTACGCCCCTTCAAAACTCAATCAGTACGCCGAACCGGTAGTTAAACCGGAAGACGTCTCATCGGATGGGGCCTATAGCTTTCAATTCCCACGCGTTCATGACGGTATCCGGGTAATCGGTGATGACGTTCATGTGAGCATTTCTGCTGAAGATGGAAAAGTGATCATGTTCAATGCCGATACCAAAGCGGTGAAAGAATGGCCGTCTAAAGAGGATGCAGTGGATAAGAAACAGGCTAGAGAAGATTTCCTTGAAGACCTGGGCGTGTCGCTTGTTTACATGAGCCCGCAAGCATTAAAGGCGAATCCGGTAAATCCTGTACCTTATAATGTTAGTTCAGGTGATGGCGAATACAAGCTTATTTACCAGCCGGACCTTGGTCATGATACACAAACGTATGACGCTATTAAAGGGAAATGGATGGATGACCCTAGATTGCCAAACCGGCAAGAAGGTTCAGATATTGAGGTTTCGCATCCATGGGCAGAGGACGAGCTTAACTTTATGATCAAAGCGGGAATTATTCAAGTGGATGATCCGGAATCCGTTAAGCCGGACGCCCCATTATCTAAAGGAAAAGCGTTAAACGTGCTCGTGCGGTCGCTGACACAAATGCCTAATGTTACTATGCCTGGACCGGGTGGACCTTCAGGGGAACAACAAGAGCAAACATTTGACAACATCGCGCCTGGAGATGACTTGTATCAAATTGTGGAACGGGCAGCAGACCGGGGCATTATTAACACCCAACAGGATACATTCCCGGTTGATGAAAAGCTAACACGGCAAGAACTTGCAGCTTGGTATATCCGTACACTCGGACTGGATGCAGCAGCCAAACATGGTGATCTGTATAAGCTCGATTTTGCGGACGCCAACGCTATTGATGATGACTATAAAGGCTATGTCGCGCTATCACAAGCACTCGGACTTCTTCAAGGTGACGAGAGCAACAACTTCCAGCCAAAAGATAACACGACACTAGCAGAATTAGCCGTATCGAACACCCAATTAGTAAAACGAATGTTCGATAACGACATCAGACCTCGATACTAG
- a CDS encoding M28 family peptidase gives MASKGFWKRVTGSAFTAAVAVSVACTPVMAASTSYTDVKAGQSHYDAIMALTEQGVVQGYDNGKFGQWDDVTRQQVAVMMYQAFDLKAPDKQETERILSGYDDVDSNHPYAKQIAAVTKSGIFKGNGGSFHPNKSITRQQVASVLLTARDLETYDAQEDKNIELSNVADSHKQRVQILANLGVTNQFDDFKPAESISRGAFATMYDTLDQKVKALGKKYELFDQKIIQEVNSENMYNDIDYLTDVPREAGTDGEKRAVDYIKNRFDELGYETEVQSFPVRDVHSEASVTIDGNKLDETLQVISGGQNGKETGGLVDVGRAEPGDIPDVEGKIALIERGAMPPFKQVMDVKNEGAVGAIMYDSEDGAPFQLVPGVQIMPAVGISRETGRDLAKQLEDGEIEVTLDVTMEQITKTSHNVIASLKPDMDKTTGQLVTIGAHHDSVPGGPGANDDASGVSAVLELARIYADKPIDTEVRFLTFGAEERGLVGSSYYMNSLLRNEKNRMVAHFQMDMIGARDSGADNPAGGLIMYTLDGNKNLVTDLGSAWGSETMDVAVPYGQMGRSDHQPFHQAGVPTALFTHAPAEASYHQPTDTLDKISKKKLQQVTETVGAAAYQIARPETPKLPNFDVADDLIDYSFDTRAFD, from the coding sequence ATGGCAAGTAAAGGTTTTTGGAAAAGGGTTACGGGCTCTGCTTTTACTGCGGCTGTTGCGGTAAGTGTGGCCTGTACACCTGTCATGGCGGCGTCAACGTCTTATACGGATGTGAAGGCGGGACAAAGCCATTATGATGCGATCATGGCACTGACGGAACAGGGTGTTGTTCAAGGGTACGACAATGGAAAGTTTGGTCAGTGGGATGATGTGACGAGACAGCAAGTGGCCGTCATGATGTATCAAGCTTTTGATTTAAAAGCACCGGACAAACAAGAAACAGAACGTATATTAAGCGGCTACGATGACGTCGACAGCAATCATCCGTACGCCAAACAGATTGCTGCTGTAACGAAATCCGGGATTTTTAAAGGAAATGGGGGGTCATTCCATCCTAATAAGTCGATTACACGGCAACAGGTAGCGTCTGTACTTTTGACTGCAAGAGACTTGGAAACCTACGATGCACAAGAAGATAAAAACATAGAATTAAGTAATGTGGCTGACTCCCATAAACAGCGGGTACAGATTTTAGCGAATTTGGGTGTTACGAATCAATTTGATGATTTTAAGCCGGCAGAATCTATTAGCCGCGGCGCATTTGCCACCATGTATGACACACTTGATCAGAAAGTGAAAGCGTTAGGCAAGAAATATGAATTGTTCGACCAGAAGATCATTCAAGAGGTCAACTCAGAGAATATGTATAACGACATCGACTATTTGACGGACGTGCCGAGAGAAGCTGGTACGGACGGGGAAAAACGAGCCGTCGATTATATTAAAAACCGTTTTGACGAGCTGGGCTATGAAACAGAAGTTCAGTCATTCCCGGTCCGAGATGTCCATTCGGAAGCCAGTGTTACGATTGATGGAAACAAGTTGGATGAGACATTGCAAGTAATCAGCGGTGGTCAAAACGGAAAAGAAACAGGCGGGCTTGTCGACGTAGGAAGAGCCGAGCCCGGTGACATACCGGATGTAGAAGGAAAAATTGCCCTTATTGAACGAGGTGCTATGCCTCCTTTCAAACAGGTGATGGATGTGAAGAATGAGGGTGCTGTCGGGGCTATCATGTACGACAGTGAAGATGGTGCGCCGTTCCAATTAGTACCGGGCGTGCAAATTATGCCGGCGGTAGGAATATCCCGCGAAACCGGACGCGACTTAGCGAAACAGTTGGAGGATGGAGAAATAGAGGTAACGCTGGATGTTACCATGGAGCAAATAACGAAAACATCCCATAATGTGATTGCTTCCTTAAAGCCTGACATGGATAAGACGACAGGGCAGCTCGTTACCATTGGTGCCCATCACGATTCCGTTCCTGGTGGTCCTGGAGCCAATGATGATGCATCAGGCGTTTCAGCGGTACTTGAGCTAGCAAGAATTTACGCGGATAAACCGATCGATACGGAAGTGCGCTTTTTAACCTTTGGTGCGGAAGAAAGAGGATTGGTCGGATCCAGCTATTACATGAATTCACTGCTCCGAAATGAGAAAAACCGAATGGTGGCCCATTTTCAAATGGATATGATTGGTGCACGTGATTCCGGAGCGGATAATCCGGCTGGCGGACTGATTATGTACACGCTAGATGGCAACAAAAATCTGGTCACTGATCTAGGGTCAGCATGGGGCTCGGAAACCATGGATGTCGCAGTGCCGTATGGACAAATGGGACGCAGCGACCATCAGCCATTCCATCAAGCTGGCGTGCCAACAGCGCTGTTCACCCACGCACCAGCTGAGGCATCGTACCACCAGCCGACAGACACATTGGATAAAATCAGTAAGAAAAAACTGCAGCAAGTTACGGAAACGGTGGGAGCTGCAGCCTATCAAATTGCCCGGCCGGAAACACCGAAACTACCAAACTTCGATGTTGCCGACGATTTAATCGATTACTCATTTGACACCCGTGCATTTGATTAA